Proteins found in one Homalodisca vitripennis isolate AUS2020 chromosome 4, UT_GWSS_2.1, whole genome shotgun sequence genomic segment:
- the LOC124361300 gene encoding uncharacterized protein LOC124361300, with amino-acid sequence MIHKEPICQCQWVVVVVVAPPATPSCPPSLASSRRALLSYEFSETGYHQSGCYFEASDTDYQIICCCYEFSETGYHQSGCYFEAGDTDYQIICCSYEFSETGYHQSGCYFEAGDTDYQIICCCYEFSETGYHQSGCYFEAGDTDYQIICCSYEFSETGYYQSGCYFEDGDTDYQIICCCYEFSETGYHQSGCYFEAGDTDYQIICCCYEFSETGYHQSGCYFEAGDTDYQIICCCYEFSETGYHQSGCYFEAGDTDYQIICCCYEFSETGYHQSGCYFEAGDTDYQIICCCYEFSEIGYHQSGWYHGGFEACDTDYQIICCCYEFSETGYHQSGCYFEACDTDYQIICCCYEFSETGYHQSGCYFEAGDTRYHRICCYYEFSEIGCPKLLLL; translated from the exons ATGATTCACAAAGAGCCTATCTGTCAGTGTCAGtgggtggtggtggtggtggtggcaCCACCCGCTACCCCCAGCTGTCCTCCCTCACTTGCCAGCAGTCGGCGGGCACTCCTCAG CTATGAGTTTAGTGAGACAGGTTACCACCAAAGTGGTTGCTACTTTGAGGCTAGTGATACAGATTACCAGATAATATGTTGCTGCTATGAGTTTAGTGAGACAGGTTACCACCAAAGTGGTTGCTACTTTGAGGCTGGTGATACAGATTACCAGATAATATGTTGCAGCTATGAGTTTAGTGAGACAGGTTACCACCAAAGTGGTTGCTACTTTGAGGCTGGTGATACAGATTACCAGATAATATGTTGCTGCTATGAGTTTAGTGAGACAGGTTACCACCAAAGTGGTTGCTACTTTGAGGCTGGTGATACAGATTACCAGATAATATGTTGCAGCTATGAGTTTAGTGAGACAGGTTACTACCAAAGTGGTTGCTACTTTGAGGATGGTGATACAGATTACCAGATAATATGTTGCTGCTATGAGTTTAGTGAGACAGGTTACCACCAAAGTGGTTGCTACTTTGAGGCTGGTGATACAGATTACCAGATAATATGTTGCTGCTATGAGTTTAGTGAGACAGGTTACCACCAAAGTGGTTGCTACTTTGAGGCTGGTGATACAGATTACCAGATAATATGTTGCTGCTATGAGTTTAGTGAGACAGGTTACCACCAAAGTGGTTGCTACTTTGAGGCTGGTGATACAGATTACCAGATAATATGTTGCTGCTATGAGTTTAGTGAGACAGGTTACCACCAAAGTGGTTGCTACTTTGAGGCTGGTGATACAGATTACCAGATAATATGTTGCTGCTATGAGTTTAGTGAGATAGGTTACCACCAAAGTGGTTGGTACCACGGTGGCTTTGAGGCTTGTGATACAGATTACCAGATAATATGTTGCTGCTATGAGTTTAGTGAGACAGGTTACCACCAAAGTGGTTGCTACTTTGAGGCTTGTGATACAGATTACCAGATAATATGTTGCTGCTATGAGTTTAGTGAGACAGGTTACCACCAAAGTGGTTGTTACTTTGAGGCTGGTGATACACGTTACCATAGAATATGTTGCTACTATGAGTTTAGTGAAATAGGTTGTCCAAAGTTGTTGCTACTTTGA